The DNA sequence CACGGCCCGCAGCCGGTGGAGCGCCAGCTGCCCACTGAGGAATCCAAGGACCTGCTCGCGCTGGTGCGCGACCTGGTGCGGCGGGAGATCGCCCCGCGGGCGGCGGCCGAGGAGGAGGCGGGGCACTTCCCCCGGGACCTCTTCCGGCTGCTGTCCTCGTCCGGACTGCTCGGACTGCCGTATCCGGAGGAGTTCGGGGGCGGCGGCCAGCCGTACGAGGTCTACCTCCAGGTGCTGGAGGAACTCGCCGCCGCGCGGCTGACGGTGGGCCTCGGGGTCAGCGTCCACTCCCTCGCCTGCCACAGCCTCGCCGGATTCGGCGGCAAGGAGCAGCAGGCGGAGCACCTGCCCGCGATGCTCGGCGGCGGACTCCTCGGCGCGTACTGCCTCTCCGAGCCGCAGTCCGGCTCCGACGCCGCCTCCCTGCGCACCCGCGCCGTCCGCGACGGCGACGACTGGGTCCTCACCGGCACCAAGGCGTGGATCACCCACGGCGGGATCGCCGACTTCTACACCGTCCTGGCCCGGACGGGCGGCGAGGGCGCGCACGGCGTCACCGCGTTCCTGGTGCCCGGCGACGCTCCCGGACTGACGCCCGCCGCGCCCGAGCGCAAGATGGGCATGAAGGGGTCGCCGACCGCGCAACTGCACTTCGACGGCGTACGCGTCCCGGACGCGCGCCGCATCGGCGAGGAGGGCCAGGGCTTCGCCATCGCCCTGTCGGCCCTCGACTCCGGCCGGCTCGGCATCGCCGCCTGCGCCGTCGGCGTCGCCCAGGCGGCCCTGGACGAGGCGCTGGCCTTCGTCACCGAACGGCGGCAGTTCGGCCGTCCCCTCGCGGACTTCCAGGGGCTGCGCTTCCTGCTGGCCGACATGGCCACGCAGATCGAGGCCGGCCGGGCTCTCTACCTCGCCGCCGCCCGGCTGCGCGACCAGGGGCTGCCGTTCTCCCAGCAGGCGGCCATGGCCAAGCTCTTCTGCACCGACGCGGCGATGCGGGTCACCACCGACGCCGTCCAGCTCATGGGCGGGTACGGCTACACGGCCGACTTCCCCGCGGAGCGGTACATGCGCGAGGCGAAGGTCCTCCAGATCGTGGAGGGCACCAACCAGATCCAGCGGATGGTGATCGCCCGTCATCTGGCCGGGCCGGAGTCGCGGTAACGGGTCGCGGCACGCGATACGCCGCGGTAGGCGGTAGACCGCGGCCGGCGGCGGGGCGGCGGACCCGGGACGGCGCGGGCGGACGGAGTCCGCGGTCGCGCACCCTCTGCCTCGCCGCCTTCGGCCCGGACCGTGCCCCGGCCGTCCTCCGTACGCGGGCCGCCGCCGTCGGGGCGGGCGACGGTGACGGTCCGCGTCGTGCTTCGCGCGCCGCTCAGGACCGGTCGCGCGTCTCCGGCACCCGCACCGGGCGCGAGCCCGGCCCGCCGATGTGCGAGAACGGCTGCGTCCGCCAGTCCAGGCGCTCCGGCAGGGTGAGCAGCAGGGCCGTGTCCAGTTCCAGCGCGCCCTCGTCCTCCCCGGCCGGCTCGGCGTCCTCCACGGCGCGCCCGGAGCCCGGGCAGACCGTGAGGCCGAACGGATTCCACGGGGACGGGCAGAGCGCGTGCTCCGGGAGCTCGTCCTCGTCCGCGAGCAGGGCGATCGGACGGGCGCAGTCCGGGCAGGTCACCCGGAACATCGTGGTGAAGTCCGCCGGCTCGTCGAGGCCGTACGGGCTGCTGTCGCCGTCGTTCTCCAGGCGTTCCAGGCTCGGCATGATCTTCGTTTCCCCCTCGGCTGGGCCTGGCAGGGGCGTCTCGGCCCCGGCCACAGCAAGCACTTCCCGTCGGCGGTCCGGGGTAATCACCCCGGCCGGGGGGACACGGGCGCGGGCCTGTGGCGTTCGTCACGCGTCCCGCGCGCCCGCGGGGGACGCCGACTGTGCCGGGCGCCGTGCGACGCAGTAGGTTGGCCGGTGTGGAGGAGCTGGACAAAGAGATCGTGGAACTGCTCGTCAAGGACGGGCGGATGAGCTACACCGACCTGGGCAAGGCCACCGGCCTGTCCACCTCGGCGGTGCACCAGCGGGTGCGCCGGCTCGAACAGCGCGGGGTCATCCGCGGCTACGCGGCGGTGGTCGACCCGGAGGCGGTGGGGCTGCCGCTGACCGCCTTCATCTCGGTGAAGCCGTTCGACCCGAGCGCCCCGGACGACATCGCGGACCGGCTGGCGGAGATCCCCGAGATCGAGGCGTGCCACAGTGTCGCGGGCGACGAGAACTACATCCTGAAGGTGCGGGTGGCGACGCCGCTGGAGCTTGAGCATCTGCTGGCGCGTATCCGGTCGTTGGCGGGGGTGTCCACGCGGACGACGATCGTCCTCTCGACGCCGTACGAGGCGCGGCCGCCGCGGGTGGGGTGAGCCCCGGTCCCGCCCTTTCTCCCCCAGCTACCGCTGGGAGGTGCCCCCAGTTTCTTGCGGGGGCGAGCCCCCGCACCCCCCGAACCGCGCTCCGCGCGGTTGTCCTCAGACGCCGGACGGGCTGATATTCAGCCCGTCCCGGGGGTGCGGGGGCCCCGCGCACCCGCCCCACCCCCGCCCACGCCACACTGTTCCCATGAGCGAGCGCCCCCGTACCACCCTCCTCCGCAACGGCGACGTGCACAGCCCCGCCGACCCCTTCGCCACCGCCATGGTCGTCGAAGGCGGCCACATCGCCTGGGTCGGCTCGGAAGGGGCCGCCGACTCCTTCGCCGACGGCGTCGACGAGGTGATCGACCTCCAGGGCTCCCTCGTCACCCCTGCGTTCACAGACGCACATGTGCACACCACCGCCACGGGCCTCGCGCTGACCGGGCTCGACCTCTCCGGCGCGGCCACGCTCGGGGAGGCGCTGGAGCGGGTGCGGGCGTACGCCGCCGCCTGGCCCGGCGACCGGATCCTGTTGGGGCACGGCTGGGACGCCGCCCGCTGGCCCGAGGGCCGGCCGCCGTCCCGGGCGGAGCTCGACGCCGCCACCGGCGGCCGGCCGCTGTACCTCACCCGGGTCGACGTGCACTCGGCGGTGGTCACCACCGCCCTCCTCGACCTCGTCCCCAACGCCCGTGACCTGCGCGGATTCACGCCCGACGGGCCCCTGACGGACGACGCCCACCACGCCGTCCGGGCCACCGCGCACGCCGCCGTCACCCCCGCCCAGCGCACCGAGGCGCAGCGCGCCGCGCTCGCGCGCGCGGTCTCGCTGGGCATCGGCTCGGTGCACGAGTGCGCCGGGCCGATGATCTCCGGCGAGGACGACCTCACCGGGCTGCTGCGCCTCGCCACCGAGGAGCCGGGTCCCCGGGTCGTCGGCTACTGGGCCGAGGCGTTCACCTCCGCGAACCAGCTGGCGAAGGTCAGGGAGCTGGGCGCGCACGGCGCGGCCGGTGACCTCTTCGTGGACGGTTCCCTCGGCTCCCACACGGCCTGCCTGCACGAGCCGTACGCGGACGGTCAAGGCACCGGCACCGCGCACCTCGACGCCGACACCGTCGCCGCGCACGTCGCCGCCTGCACCGAGGCCGGCGTCCAGGCCGGTTTCCACGCCATCGGCGACGCCGCGCTCACCGCCGTCGTCACCGGCGTCCGGGCGGCGGCCGAGAAGGTCGGCCTCGACCGTGTCCGGGCCGCCCGGCACCGGGTCGAGCACGCCGAGATGCTGACGCCCGAGCACATCGGCGCGTTCGCGGAGTTCGCGCTCACGGCCTCCGTGCAGCCGGCCTTCGACGCCGCCTGGGGCGGTGACGAGGGCATGTACGCCGCGCGGCTGGGCCGGGAGCGGGCCCGCACCCTCAACCCGTACGCGGCGATGCTGCGTGCCGGCGTCCCGCTGGCGCTCGGCTCGGACAGCCCCGTCACGCCGCTCGACCCCTGGGGCACGATCCGGGCCGCCGCCTTCCACCACACTCCCGAGCACCGGATCTCGGTCCGTGCGGCCTTCACCGCGCACACCCGTGGCGGCTGGCGGGCCATCGGCCGGGACGACGCGGGGGTGCTGGTGCCGGGGGCGCCCGCCGACTACGCGGTGTGGGAGGCCGGCGACCTGGTGGTGCAGGTGCCGGACGCCCGGGTCGCCAACTGGTCGACCGATCCCCGCTCGGGCACCCCGGGCCTGCCGGAGCTGGTCCCCGGCGGCCAACTGCCCCGCTGCGTCCGCACGGTGGTGGCCGGACGGACCGTGTACACCGCCTGAGCGCGGCCGAACGGGTGACGTCCGCGCGGCGCGTACCGCCGAACGACGTGCGGTCGGCCTGTCGCGCTGCGTCACCCCCTCCGCACTGACCTGCTGATTTGGCACAACGACGCAGGTCAAGCAGCTGTTGACAGGGTGCGGTCCGGGGCGGGTAGGTTCGGCCGGGTCCACCACAGGACGTCCGACCGGAGAACTCCACGCAGTCGTCGAACGCCGCTGGGCCATGGGGTGGCGCGCCACACGGGCGCGTCACCACTGGGAGCCAGGTCCAGCGCACGGGGGCGGGGGACGTTCCGCCGGGTCGGCAGGTGTGACCCGGGTGGGGCCCGGACGTTCAGTAGACAACGGTTCCAGGGCGACCCGCAGCCAGCGGTTCCCCGGCCGGCCCGAAGGACACCGAGCCCCACCCGCCGTCCCCGCCCGCGCGCCGCGGCCGGGCCTTTCGCCTCTCGGCCTCCGCGCCGCTTTCCCGCACCCTGGACACGGACCCTGCCCACCGCGAGGTACGGTCACGTGACCCTTGAACGAGCTGCAGGAAGGCGCGACCGTGCCCTCGGGTTCCGACACCACCGCCGAGACCGCCGGCGACCCGGCCGCGAGCCGCCCGGACGCCGGTCCGGCGCCCGCCGCGCCCCGCCCCGGCCGGCGCGCCCGGCTGGCCGCGCTGGCCCGCCGCGAGGCCGCCCGCACCGGCCTGGCCGCCGCGACCGGCGTCGGGCTGGCCTTCGCCTTCCCGCCGTACGACGTGTGGCCGCTGTCCGTCCTCGGGGTCGCCGCGCTGGTCCTGATGACCCACGGCCGGACCGCCCGCCAGGGCGCGTGGACGGGCTTCGTCCTCGCCCTGCCGTTCTTCGTGCTGCTGCTGCGCTGGCTGGACGTCGTCGGGTACGACGCCGTCGTCGGCCTGTCCGTGGCGGAGGCGCTGTTCGTGGCCGCGCTCGGCGCCGGGCTGGCCCGGACCTCCCGGCTGCGCGGGTGGCCGGTGTGGGGGGCCTGCCTGTGGGTGGCCGAGGAGTGGGCGCGCGACCGGGTGCCGTTCGGCGGCTTCCCCTGGGGCCGGCTGGCCTTCGCCAACACCCACTCGCCGTTCACCCCGCTCGCCGCGCTGGGCGGCGCCCCGCTGGTGAGCTTCGCGGTGGCCCTCGCCGGCGGTCTGCTCGCCTTCGCGGGACTCACCGTGTGGCGGCGGCGCGGCACCGGCGGCCCGCTCGCGGTGAAGGCGCTGCTGCCTGCGGTGGAGGCGACGGCGCTGGCCGGGGCCGTGATCCTGGCCGGGTACGCGGTGCCGGTCCCGACCAAGGCCGACGACACGGTGAACATCGCCGTCGTCCAGGGCGACGTCCAGAAGCCCGGCATGGACTTCCTCGGCCGCCCGATGCTGATCCTCAACAACCACGTCAACGCCACCCTGCGGCTGGCGAAGGACGTGAAGGAGGGGCGGGCGAAGAAGCCCGACCTCGTCATCTGGCCGGAGAACTCGTCCGACCTCGACCCGTTCCGGGTCAAGGAGGCGTACGACCGCATCGACCTGGCGGTGAAGACGATCGGGGTGCCGGTGCTCGTCGGCGCCCTCGTCGACCACCCCACCAAGCCGGGCTACGTCTTCAACCAGGGCATCGTCTGGGACCCGAAGTCCGGCCCCGGCGCCTCGTACACCAAGCAGCACCCGGTGCCGTTCGGCGAGTACGTGCCGTTCCGCGAGCAGCTCAGCAAGGTCATCACCCGGCTGCAGCGGGTGCCCCGCGACTTCTACCCCGGCGACCACACCGGGGTCATGAACGTCGGCCCGGCCCGGCTCGGTGACGTCATCTGCTTCGAGATCGCCTACGACGAGATCGTCCGGAAGACCGTGAACGCCGGGGCCCGCGCCCTGGTGGTGCAGACCAACAACGCCACCTTCGGCCACTCCGACCAGCCCGAGCAGCAGCTCGCCATGAGCCGGCTGCGCGCCGTCGAACACGGCCGGGCCGTGGTCACCGCCGCCACCAGCGGCATCAGCGCGGTCGTCGGCCCGGACGGCTCGGTGCTGCGGCGCGCGCCCGAGTTCACCCGCGAGGTCATCACCACGTCGATCCCGCTCCGGGACGGCAAAACGCTCGCGGACCGTGCGGGTGCGGCGCCCGAATGGACGCTCGCTATGGTGGGCCTTCTCTCCTGGGCGGCCGCGCTGCTGATCGGTCGTCGGGGACGAGTGGTGGAGTCCCCGGACAAGTCGGACAAGAAGGGCCAGCAGTGAACGACGGCGGTCAGCGGAGATACGGTCCGCTCGGCACGACCTTGGTGATCATCCCGACCTACAACGAGGCGGAGAACATCAAGCCCATCGTCGGCCGGGTGCGGGCCGCCGTCCCGGAGGCGCACGTGCTCGTCGCCGACGACAACAGCCCGGACGGCACCGGCAAGCTCGCGGACGAGCTGGCCGAGGACGACGACCACGTCCACGTTCTGCACCGCGAGGGCAAGGAGGGTCTGGGCGCCGCCTACCTGGCGGGCTTCCGCTGGGGCCTGGAGCAGGGCTACGGCGTCCTGGTGGAGATGGACGCGGACGGCTCCCACCAGCCCGAGGAACTGCCCCGGCTGCTCACCGCCCTCAAGAACGCCGACCTGGCGCTCGGCTCCCGCTGGGTCCCCGGCGGCCGCGTCGTGAACTGGCCCAAGTCCCGCGAGTTCCTCTCCCGCGGCGGCTCCACCTACTCCCGGCTGATGCTCGACGTCCGCCTGCGCGACATCACCGGCGGCTACCGCGCCTTCCGGCGCGAGACGCTGGAGGGACTGGGCATGGAGGAGGTGGCCTCCCAGGGCTACTGCTTCCAGGTCGATCTCGCGTGGCGGGCGGTGAAGGCGGGCTTCCACGTGGTGGAGGTGCCGATCACGTTCGTGGAGCGGGAGCGGGGCGACTCCAAGATGAGTCGCGATATCGTGGCGGAGGCGTTGTGGCGGGTGACGTCGTGGGGGGTCGGGGCGCGGGTGGGTAAGGCGCTCGGGCGGTAGCGCCTGCGGCGGGCTGGTGCCCCGGTCCCTCCCCCAGAGGGGGCACCCCCATTTCGCCGTTTCCTGGGGCTGCGCCCCAGACCCCCTTTTCGCGGCTTCGCCGCTCGTCCTCAAACTCCCCCAGAGGGGGTGCCCCCAGACGGGCTGAACAGCCCGTCCCGGGGGTGCGGGGGCTCGCCCCCGCAAGAAACTGGGGGCACCTCCCAGCGGTAGCTGGGGGAGAAAGGGCGGGGCCGGGGCTTCATCCACCGTCCAGGCACACTGGATGCATGACGTTCGGAACGCCGCAGCAACCCAAGCGCCGCTCGCCGCGCAAACTCCTCCCCCTCGCCATCGCCGCCTGGGCCGTCCTGGAGATCTGGCTCCTGATCCTGGTCGCGGACGCCGCCGGCGGCCTCGCCGTCTTCGCGCTGCTCGCCGGAGGAGTCGTCCTCGGCTCGTACGTCATCAAGCGGGCCGGCCGCCGCGCCTGGCAGCGGCTGACGCGGTCGATGCAGGCCGCGGGCGCGCAGGGGGCCGCGCCGGAGGCGGAAGGCGGGGGCAACGGCCTGACCATGCTCGGGGGCCTGCTGCTGATGGTGCCGGGCCTGCTCTCGGACGCGGCCGGGCTGCTGTGCCTGTTCCCGCCCACCCGGGCGCTGATCCGGAAGACGGCCGCCCGCCGGATCGAGCGCGCCGCGGGCGCGGCGAACCCGCTGGGCGACGCCATGCGGCAGGCGCGGATGCACCGCCCCGACGGCAAGGTCGTCCAGGGCGAGGTCATACGGGAGGACCAGCCGCCGGCTCCCCGCGCGGACGACCCGCAGCTGCCGCGCTGAACGGAGCGCGGGCGCACAAGGGCCCGGCCACCGCTTCTTCGCGGTGGCCGGGCCCTTGTGGTACGCGGTGCGGTCGGTCAGGCCGACTTGCGGGTGTCCCGCGGATGCACGGCGATGTTCATGGCGCCGGAACGCAGGACCGCCAGCCTCTCGGCCAGCACTTCCTCCAGCTCCTCGCGGGTGCGCCGCTCCATGAGCATGTCCCAGTGCGTACGCGCGGGCTTGCCCTTCTTCTCCTCGGGTCCGTCGCCGTCCACCAGAAGTGCCACGGCGCCGCAGGCCTTGCACTCCCACTCCGGCGGAATCTCCGCCTCTACAGAGAACGGCATCTCGAATCGATGGCCGTTCGGGCATGCGTACTCCACCGCCTGGCGCGGGGCCAGATCGATGCCGCGGTCGGTCTCGTAGCTGGTCACCACAAGTCGCGTGCCGCGGAGAGCTCGCTCACTCATGAATTCGTGCCTCCCGGGCTTGTCGCCCACAGGACAGGTGTCGCTGTCGTCGTCATCCGGTCAACGTCCGGTCGGCGGTGAAGATTCCCGTTGAGGGACATGCGTCGCCCGTCGTGCCGCCCCTTGTTGTACCCACCAGCGCCCGGTTTGTCACATCTGACAACAGATGTCACCCAGTGTTCCCGGCACTTAAGCGCGCAGTAACGGTTCATCCGGTGGGTCAAAGGCGTACACTACCGGCTCGCGGGTCACCGTGGCGCACCGGGTCAGGCCCCGGCCGTCCCGACGGCCGCCGGAGCGGTCTCCCCGCTCGTCAGCGGGCGTTCCGCCGACGCGCCGCGAGCCGGCTCGAAGAGGCGCAGGAAGAACTGGGCGAGCGGGCCGATCGTCACCGCGAACAGTACCGTCC is a window from the Streptomyces mobaraensis genome containing:
- a CDS encoding acyl-CoA dehydrogenase family protein → MTDHGPQPVERQLPTEESKDLLALVRDLVRREIAPRAAAEEEAGHFPRDLFRLLSSSGLLGLPYPEEFGGGGQPYEVYLQVLEELAAARLTVGLGVSVHSLACHSLAGFGGKEQQAEHLPAMLGGGLLGAYCLSEPQSGSDAASLRTRAVRDGDDWVLTGTKAWITHGGIADFYTVLARTGGEGAHGVTAFLVPGDAPGLTPAAPERKMGMKGSPTAQLHFDGVRVPDARRIGEEGQGFAIALSALDSGRLGIAACAVGVAQAALDEALAFVTERRQFGRPLADFQGLRFLLADMATQIEAGRALYLAAARLRDQGLPFSQQAAMAKLFCTDAAMRVTTDAVQLMGGYGYTADFPAERYMREAKVLQIVEGTNQIQRMVIARHLAGPESR
- a CDS encoding Lrp/AsnC family transcriptional regulator translates to MEELDKEIVELLVKDGRMSYTDLGKATGLSTSAVHQRVRRLEQRGVIRGYAAVVDPEAVGLPLTAFISVKPFDPSAPDDIADRLAEIPEIEACHSVAGDENYILKVRVATPLELEHLLARIRSLAGVSTRTTIVLSTPYEARPPRVG
- a CDS encoding amidohydrolase, whose amino-acid sequence is MSERPRTTLLRNGDVHSPADPFATAMVVEGGHIAWVGSEGAADSFADGVDEVIDLQGSLVTPAFTDAHVHTTATGLALTGLDLSGAATLGEALERVRAYAAAWPGDRILLGHGWDAARWPEGRPPSRAELDAATGGRPLYLTRVDVHSAVVTTALLDLVPNARDLRGFTPDGPLTDDAHHAVRATAHAAVTPAQRTEAQRAALARAVSLGIGSVHECAGPMISGEDDLTGLLRLATEEPGPRVVGYWAEAFTSANQLAKVRELGAHGAAGDLFVDGSLGSHTACLHEPYADGQGTGTAHLDADTVAAHVAACTEAGVQAGFHAIGDAALTAVVTGVRAAAEKVGLDRVRAARHRVEHAEMLTPEHIGAFAEFALTASVQPAFDAAWGGDEGMYAARLGRERARTLNPYAAMLRAGVPLALGSDSPVTPLDPWGTIRAAAFHHTPEHRISVRAAFTAHTRGGWRAIGRDDAGVLVPGAPADYAVWEAGDLVVQVPDARVANWSTDPRSGTPGLPELVPGGQLPRCVRTVVAGRTVYTA
- the lnt gene encoding apolipoprotein N-acyltransferase — encoded protein: MNELQEGATVPSGSDTTAETAGDPAASRPDAGPAPAAPRPGRRARLAALARREAARTGLAAATGVGLAFAFPPYDVWPLSVLGVAALVLMTHGRTARQGAWTGFVLALPFFVLLLRWLDVVGYDAVVGLSVAEALFVAALGAGLARTSRLRGWPVWGACLWVAEEWARDRVPFGGFPWGRLAFANTHSPFTPLAALGGAPLVSFAVALAGGLLAFAGLTVWRRRGTGGPLAVKALLPAVEATALAGAVILAGYAVPVPTKADDTVNIAVVQGDVQKPGMDFLGRPMLILNNHVNATLRLAKDVKEGRAKKPDLVIWPENSSDLDPFRVKEAYDRIDLAVKTIGVPVLVGALVDHPTKPGYVFNQGIVWDPKSGPGASYTKQHPVPFGEYVPFREQLSKVITRLQRVPRDFYPGDHTGVMNVGPARLGDVICFEIAYDEIVRKTVNAGARALVVQTNNATFGHSDQPEQQLAMSRLRAVEHGRAVVTAATSGISAVVGPDGSVLRRAPEFTREVITTSIPLRDGKTLADRAGAAPEWTLAMVGLLSWAAALLIGRRGRVVESPDKSDKKGQQ
- a CDS encoding polyprenol monophosphomannose synthase, with the protein product MNDGGQRRYGPLGTTLVIIPTYNEAENIKPIVGRVRAAVPEAHVLVADDNSPDGTGKLADELAEDDDHVHVLHREGKEGLGAAYLAGFRWGLEQGYGVLVEMDADGSHQPEELPRLLTALKNADLALGSRWVPGGRVVNWPKSREFLSRGGSTYSRLMLDVRLRDITGGYRAFRRETLEGLGMEEVASQGYCFQVDLAWRAVKAGFHVVEVPITFVERERGDSKMSRDIVAEALWRVTSWGVGARVGKALGR
- the fxsA gene encoding FxsA family membrane protein, whose product is MTFGTPQQPKRRSPRKLLPLAIAAWAVLEIWLLILVADAAGGLAVFALLAGGVVLGSYVIKRAGRRAWQRLTRSMQAAGAQGAAPEAEGGGNGLTMLGGLLLMVPGLLSDAAGLLCLFPPTRALIRKTAARRIERAAGAANPLGDAMRQARMHRPDGKVVQGEVIREDQPPAPRADDPQLPR
- a CDS encoding RNA polymerase-binding protein RbpA; this encodes MSERALRGTRLVVTSYETDRGIDLAPRQAVEYACPNGHRFEMPFSVEAEIPPEWECKACGAVALLVDGDGPEEKKGKPARTHWDMLMERRTREELEEVLAERLAVLRSGAMNIAVHPRDTRKSA